In Tripterygium wilfordii isolate XIE 37 chromosome 17, ASM1340144v1, whole genome shotgun sequence, the genomic window AACTTCGGTTCTGTCCTTCCATGAAAGAAAGCTCATTAGTCATTACTCATCCAAGCAACCTTCTGCTGCAGTAGTAGAACAAGCATAAGCTAAAAGAACTTCGAGGGAAAATTCCCATTCAAGTGAAAACAATATATCTTGAACCAGAAAGAGATTTTAATTTAAGAAACAAATTtttagaaagaaattgaaaaaatggATAATGCCCAAAAGAGGTGAAAAGTTGACGGCTCCATTTACAGGTGTTgtgaaggaggagaagaagatcgGAAGCTGCACACCACAACCCAGTTTCGGTTTAGTCATCGAGAAGACGAAATGGAAAGGAGGAATTAATCTGACGGCTGGAAATTGTTATTTGAGTTCGTAAGCCACCAGGGTTTCTGATCTGACGGCTAATCGCACGGCTGGACGTTCCTCTCTTGGTCAATTGTGGGTCCCCACTTTTCACAAGTATTTTGGCGTTTCAGAAACACAAAAACGGAGAAGAGAGATGTCGTATCGCTCCTTCACCTCTCTCCCCCAAAATGTCTCGAAATCTCTTTTCGTTCTTCCTGGTCTTGTAAAGCTGTAGCAGGAGAGGGCGAGAGAGGGATGAACGACCTGTCCAATGCAGTTGTGAGAGACCCAGTACCAGGTTTAGCTGTATACGTTTTGGTTCCGCTGTTGTTGATCGGTCTATCTGTTTCTTTATTCATACTCATTGTGGTGCACAACGTGGCCTTCTTCCTCTGTGTGTTGATTATCTCGGCCATCGTCACTTCTTTCATAGTTTGGAACAGAATTAACTGGAATCGCAAAACTGCAATCTCTCTGTTCCTTCGCGGCTTACCCGACTCTGACCTCGCCCTGGCACATGAGGGGCAGCTTGTTAAGATCACTGGGGTACTCTTTCCACTCTTTTGCTTTCAATACTACTTGCATTTTGTgggttttcttttaatttcttgttgttgggtttttttttcgtATTTTCGCTTTGCATTGCGATTGGTACAATTTTAACACTGGTGGTTTCCAAGGAAATGGAAGAACTGGAAATGGGTGTGAGATTGGTGTCTTTGTTTGCTAGTATGTCTTGTTTGTGCAAATGGAGAACTTGAAGAAACTTGTTCAGCTGCAAAAATTTTGTAATCTATGTCCTGGGCAGGCTGCATTACTAAGAGCTTGTTTGGTTTTTTCTCTTGTTACTTGTTAGCATAAGAACTGTTCCTCCAATCTCTCGATTACCTGTATTTAGATCACCTACTTCACTTCCTTTAGATGGTTTGCTGTAGATACAATTGGGgatgaatttttcaattttttgggcTCTTTAAAGAAATGCCCTCTTTTGGGGAATGTAGTGGAAGTAGATTAAGTCTTGTTGtttcatgttttcttttcttttcaaggTAGATTCTGGAAAGGGAATtggaaaacaatgaaatttaagtCTTTGGACACAAACATTTCAATGAGGCTCAGTTGGCCGTAAGTTCAGTAAGCAATGCTGATGCTTTTGACGCAGTAACGTTTAGGCAACTATAAGCCCAGTTACTATTTTTTCTAAACTCTTTCAACTcttgtagattttttttaatgcagagGAAAAATCTACCAGAGGTGAAGGGACACACACCTTGTAGATTCTGCTAGTGCTACAGAAGAAAGGGTGTACACCTTCTCATTAGATGGTTTGATATTCAGGTTGATGGATATGGTCCAAGTGGATAGATTTTACTTCTCATATTATTATTCAATGAGAGCTATCATATGAATTTGGAAACATAGTTAGCCATCACAAATGGTTGACTTTACTTGAACATCTATCACATTAATGTTGAAGCTCTAATGAAAATCAGACTTTTTTTTATTCATCAAATAAGGTTTTCTTTGCACTTATAATGTAGTCCACAAATAACAACAAGGCAAACTGCTTGCCAAGTAGAATGAGCCTTGCTTTTCAAAAAGGGCTGATTGTAACTTGAGTTTGACAGTTTGGACTTGACATGTGTCTGAGGTACCTCCTTGTGGATGGTTCACTTGCTCGATGAATTTGAACTAATTTCTGATGACGAATTTCGTTAGGTTAAATAATTTTACTCTAGCTATGGCTATCTAATGGCTTTGTGTGATGGTAACATCAGGTAATTTGCTCATGTTTAGTCAAGTGGTTTTTTTACCCTCCCTTTTGTGCAAGTTACCAGCATGGGTTTACTTTCAAGTACATATTTAACCTAACGATAGTCAATAGATAATCTTCACCTTCTAATTGATAGGGTATTAATAACATCTATGTTATTTTGATTATCTTAGCTAGCATCATGTGGGAGTGTCTCCTTGGAATCTTCTTACGAAAAGGCTGCCAGATGTATATATACATCTACTTGTTTGTATGAATACAGAGGATTCAATTTAAGTCCTGCCAATTTTAACAAATCATGCTTCCGATGGAGTTTGGCATATTGTGAGGTATGTAAATTCTATCTTCGTCCCCCATTCAAACCTTTAATGAATATGGTATCAACTAAGTAATTAATGTCAATCGTTTTGGTTTCCGTACTGAATTGAGTCTATTCTATACAGTATACAGTGCAAAGAACTTTGTAATGACCAAGTTTTTTTCTGTGAGTTTATTTTTACAGTGAAAGTTATAGTGAAACAAAAACAATTCCGGAATTAAATCACTTGTGTTGCTGTCGCAAATCCCCCGGAATTAAAACAttctttcccaaaaaaaaaaaaggcaaaacaaTTATGTCAAGAAGCTACAGCTTTCTGTAATGCTTTCATTTCTTTCTGACATTCTCAATCCAATTTGGATATTTTGTCATGGGTTCTCAGGAAACTGTAGCATAAAGAAAGGTCAAGGACATAAAATCTTCTGATACTCATTATAACTATCGCTGCTTGTCATCTGTTCATGTTCTTGTCATAGGTGCAGCTACCGAAAAGTAAAATCTTAGATGAGGCTGTCTTCTCTTTGTATTCTATAATACGCTGATCAGAGGATTTTTAAGAGGGGATAAGTTGAGTGACCGGTTTTAATGCTTTGGTTGCTCTGACAATTATTTGAACTTCATTATCTCTATAGTTTTCATTTTACCGATTAAGGTAGCAGATGCTTGGATATTCTAGAGCTGGGCTCGAATTTTGTTGACACATATCACAGGCTTTGTCATCTTTGAATTTCGTCTACCGACCTGATTACAACGTGAACTCCATCATATTTTAATCGCAACACACATGACATATCATACCTGGTCTAGCTACTGGTACCACCTCTGGCATTGTAAAGATTATGTTGCATATGCATTATCCTGTTGCATTATGTATGTATCGGCAAATGCAAAGGTCATGCAAAGTACATCTTGGATTTAAATCTTAATGAAACCAGCCAAACTCGGGATACCCCCTAGTATATAAGAATCTGCGTTGGCTACTTTTTGATTCTTGAAATCCTAATATCCTTTATCTATTTGGAGGTTTAATTTTATCATGCTCAGATCTAATTTCAACCCGACAGAGGTTCTGCTCAGACTTCTTCATAACCGATCGAAAGTCTGGTATCAGAGCTGTTGTGAAAGCAGGTTCTGGGTGTAATGTCATTCCCTTGATCGTGGATAGCAAACTTGTCACTACCACAAGACGTTGCAGAGTTTTATCTGCTCACATGAGGAAGTGGTTAGCATATAGAAACCTCCGCTCTGAAGGCCGGCTACTACGTCTTGAAGAAGGGTAATGAGCTTATGCTACTGAAAcctttgaacccttctcctttTCTATTGAGTTCTAAGGTTGCAAACTTGCATTTTTAGCAGGTATGTACGAGAAGGGAGCTCCGTTTCTGTGTTCGGAATGTTGCGCCGGAATGAcaatgttttgatgattgttcaGCCACCAGAGATCATATCTACCGGATGTCTGTGTCATAAGCTTCTCCTCCCAAGTGATGTTGATGGTCTAATATTAGGGGTCCCTGATGTAGCAGCCCAGGTGACCAACACAGGTTCCATTGAAGGGGAGTGTTAATGTGACATTGTCTAACTTAGAGAGAAATTATGAAACCCTATAGAATCTAAGTTTTAGATGATAaactaatatttttgaaattaatcCGTATTTTTGTCCCTAAACCGTAACCGCTAATATTTGTAGTAGAATTTGTGTTGCCTAATATGCATATTGTTGAGGTTGTCTATTGTTGAACTGGATTCAATGTTATGGTATTGTTTTTGATATTGATCTTTTGCAAGAGGCATTGTGTTTGCAGGAGGtgcatatattattatatatgacaGATTGAATTGCGCAAACTAATCTGTAACTTTGGGGgattattttcatatttgtggGCTGGCCCGACTCGCGAATCTCTAAAGAACAGCCGGCCAGGCCCACGAACCTCCCAGGCAGCCTATAGGCCGAGTCGGCTCACTTTACATCTGTAGATGGTTGGTGTTATGTGTACCATGTCCATCTGCATTGTCTGTCTGAGCTAAAGTTGATAACAATGCTAAGAATAATGTTTAACAATAGACAGATTAAACCAATAGCACAGTTTGCATTAGCATTATTGATGCTCCGAATAATAGTTCAAAAACTCCACACAACAACGACACTGAGTTTCATATTTTATTGATGCTTTTAAGCAATGACAAGCTTGTTGTCTTAGAAAAGGTATCGCAAACCAAATGCAAATACCAAGATTAGCAGCGGTAGCCCCAGTTGTAAGAGCTTGAtcacggattcgttatgcctgGGTTTCTTTGCTGCTATTGCAGGTGGGTTGTACTTCTTTCTTGCTGGAATGGTACTTTGATCAACCTCACCAATGCAGTAATTCTTCATCAGCTCTCTCGCATCGTCGCTGTGTCCCACATCGTCAAAATCATCAGTCGCATCTTTCTCTGCGCAATCATATGGCCAATATACATACGGCTCAATTTCCAGggtaaatttgattttcaatgaaactatggattgaaatataaagaGACCTAACAAAAGATACAGAATTTACCAGTAGCAGCTAACAAGACTTCATCGCCTCCAGGATGTTCCTCAAGAAATGGAGTCATGTCATAAATCTGATACACACAGTTTTGCATATAGATAAAAGTTTATATTAGAAGGAGCTTCAAAGAGAATCCACAAACCGAGCTTAAATCATAGTTGCACAGCTTGCTATTGTGCAGTCTGCTAACTCTTAGTCTCCTGATTTTGCATCCGGAACTAGGATGAAGAAGTAATTCTTGACGTTTAAGCATGTCCATATTCAAAAGTTACATGAAGAGTTATGCTAATGAACATGGGTGGGTAAGCACATCAACATTAATAAAGCTTCCAATCCCAACTTGGGTTTTGCTACATGAtctatattttcaatttttctgcAGATACCAGCATGAAAAGAAATCGTCAAGTAATCCCCCGCAGAAATTCGGCTCTTATAATAGCACCTAATTAACGAGTAAGCAAACCAAACTGGGATAACCCAGCTGGTTATTGGCTTTCGACTGAAGACGTATGCCTACGGGGTTTCCATGGCTTGATCCCCAATCGGATCTATCTCATTCGGTTTCGCACTGGGACTCGGCTAAACTTATCTGTCGTCATGAGTATGCATACATTAAACAGATGATTGCAGATGTTGGAATGTACGTTTGAAGTGATTAGAATCACAGATATATGAAGAATCCGtaatttaacatggtatcagagctcCAAGTCATCTATTCAAATCTTAAATTTATCCATTCACCTCCCTTGTCTATTAACCATCCCAGATGTTGGAAATATAAAGGATTCTAAACAACTGAAGTTCATGTATATTCCCTCCTTTTCTGCCCGACATCAGGCACTAACTTTGTTGTTCCTAACCCTACTAAAATTTCAGAACATAAATATCAATTAACAAAACCCTTCAATTCATTagctttaaaaattaaaatcaacagCAGATCAGTAAAGAACAAACCCATAAAAGAATAGAAACTTAAACTGACCTTCCCATCGATCAAAAGCCAGCAATCAGTCCTGCTATTATGCTTGTTCAACTCAGCAAATGAAAGAAGTTTAGCCATTTGTTTCTACCGCTGAGAACCCAAAATTTTCAGACAaacaaagaagaggaagaggaagaaaaatcaGAAGATTTGACCAAAGTACTAAAACACTTAATTAACAATCACAAAAAACTTGGGGGAGGCGAAGAGCTTAAATGTATTCTCACACTGACAAAGCAGAGAAGAAATATGAAGATGGATTTAAAGACAGTGCTGTGCTCAATAAATGACAAACAACCAACCCCAATAAACTCCGAACACCCGTTCACCCCCTACACTGTATAACCCTGAAAACtgactattttgcttttgttttttccctCTTTGTGGTGAGCACGTCTAAATATATGATTAATAActgaaaatattaattttctaaATTTGCTTTTGGTTGACATGTTTATATATAAAGAGATTAATACTTTAAAATACTAATAAAACAAATTATATTACTTAAACCAATACCTATATGTTATTGATATTTTCACCTACAAAAATAGAACGTGAAACAGATGGATGGCTGCTTTCCACCAACTTTATCTCAACACATATGTTCAGCACCTTCAATATTTCAAGGCTGCTGGGGCTCATGGGCCAAAActtgttgtttgttttcttgtggGAATGAGGAGGCCCCCATACATGCATGAGATGATGCATGTTCTGCAGGAAAAATGCAACTCCCTCCCCCTCAGAACATGAAGAACGTGTACGTGTGCATACAGATGCATGCACCATGACCTCTTCATCATatattctttttataatttgCCACATCATTAACATCCATGTCAACATCGTTAGCCACATCATCTTTGAACCATTATGCCATGTCATCGTCATCCCCAAAACCCCATCTGAGAGATTGCAAGGAAGAAGACAATTACACATATGCTATTCAGCATTTGCTTGTTAACATACCAAACATATGCTGGTACCAAAAACAATAAGACAAAATTACAGAACAGAATAGATCACATAAGTCCACATATATGTTCGCAAACTTATTTCACAACCTAATTAAACATAGTGCATATAAAAGAATAATTATTAAGAAACAACATAATAATATTGGAACAAGATACATGTTCACTTGTTGATTCGCTTTTGAGAACACTTAAAAGTGGAGTGCACGAGTTTTTAAGTTGTTCGTTTTCACGAGCTTCTAATTTTGGTGGTAATATCAGTTGTTGGTTAAATTGGATATGGGTATTTAGTGTTCACCAAATGTTTGATTAAATGACTCACTGAGCTACATCATTTGGAATAAAAATGTTTCATCTATTGTCATTCATTCACCTTGATTGCAGGGCTTGCTACATCAATAACACCCCCTAAATCTAATGCTTTTAGTTTGATCTTTATCTTTTTGGACTCTCCTTCCCTCAATCTAACAACAGGAACACTGTTAGTATTGCTGATGCCTTTTTAAAATGTAAGACAGTATACAATGCCGGATTTCCAGCAACTTTGGTTTATATGTTCATtattccactctctccataagatATATAAAAACAGCTGCAATAAATGAAGTAAATCATTTGGCTACAAGATTCCAAGAATAAACTGCAGCTGCTAGGAATACACAAGATATAGATTCAATAATACTCGGTAAATAGCTAATGCCCTTATTACATATCATCGATGCATTATCCTCACTCTATATATGAACCAGAAGAGGGTCATGAACAATCTTCTAGGACACTCTACCAACAAGCAAAGCATAAAATTTGAGATGTCAGATACACATCTCCTTCTtatgttctatatatatatatatatatggttgtatttttttttctctatcaaTCACCACAAATATTTATTCCTAGACTGAAACACAAGATTAATCTCCTTTTTCCTCTGTCTGTTCAGCTGTCATAGCCATTGCTGCGACCCTTGGCATGGAATCCACCATTGGAAGGATTTCTAGAGAGAGCAAGGTGGACTCCAGGATCACTGTGAGTGCAAGAAGATTTGAAAACAACTGAATTGTTTACACCTTGAACATTGCTATTCATGAATGCACTCATAGGAGTTGAATTCATTGACATTGCTCTGTTTTTCTTGTCCTTCTTCATATTTCGGTTCCCTTCTTCTTCACTACTACTGTAGCTTTTGAATTCACTGCTGCTGTCGCTTGAAGTACCTCCAGGATTTCCCTTCTTGTAAAGACCCTCAAATCCATTTTTCTTGGGAGATTTTATTACTTCCATTAATGCGCCTTTGTTCTCACCTGCTATTGTTATAATCCTTATTCCTTCCTCCTCTGTGTCTGAAGAAGAAAACTTCTTTCTGTGGGCTTTCTCCTCTGTATCCGCTTCCTTGACCACTCCTTGTTTCCCAGTATGATCGATTCTGGGCTTATGAGTGTCGTCATTGACCTTTTCTATGGTCTTCTGCATGAGCACATCTTTCTGCTCTGCCTCCGGTGGGCTCTTGGATTCAGGTTCTGCATTGGGTTTTATCTGGGAAGGTGGAAGGGTTAAAGGAGAGGGTGGTGGAGC contains:
- the LOC119982448 gene encoding oleosin-B6-like — translated: MATQQTPARPWFRLASIARQPAPQAPAAEPAPPLPRPPLARPTLRPVAQPQSQSQPTQTEPTPPPPTAAPQPPAPRAPASPAAPTSPTPKTASTTPTTVTARVPSPAQPSPRTLKPAIETPPQSPKPKPTAPPPSPLTLPPSQIKPNAEPESKSPPEAEQKDVLMQKTIEKVNDDTHKPRIDHTGKQGVVKEADTEEKAHRKKFSSSDTEEEGIRIITIAGENKGALMEVIKSPKKNGFEGLYKKGNPGGTSSDSSSEFKSYSSSEEEGNRNMKKDKKNRAMSMNSTPMSAFMNSNVQGVNNSVVFKSSCTHSDPGVHLALSRNPSNGGFHAKGRSNGYDS
- the LOC119982453 gene encoding cytochrome b5-like; translation: MAKLLSFAELNKHNSRTDCWLLIDGKIYDMTPFLEEHPGGDEVLLAATEKDATDDFDDVGHSDDARELMKNYCIGEVDQSTIPARKKYNPPAIAAKKPRHNESVIKLLQLGLPLLILVFAFGLRYLF
- the LOC119982449 gene encoding uncharacterized membrane protein At1g16860-like, producing the protein MNDLSNAVVRDPVPGLAVYVLVPLLLIGLSVSLFILIVVHNVAFFLCVLIISAIVTSFIVWNRINWNRKTAISLFLRGLPDSDLALAHEGQLVKITGLASCGSVSLESSYEKAARCIYTSTCLYEYRGFNLSPANFNKSCFRWSLAYCERFCSDFFITDRKSGIRAVVKAGSGCNVIPLIVDSKLVTTTRRCRVLSAHMRKWLAYRNLRSEGRLLRLEEGYVREGSSVSVFGMLRRNDNVLMIVQPPEIISTGCLCHKLLLPSDVDGLILGVPDVAAQVTNTGSIEGEC